The genomic interval TGGAAGAGCAGCTGCGAACGCTGACCGGACAGAACGAGGAACTGCAGCACCGGAATCGGATGCTCGAACAACAGTTGCAGCAGTTGCAGCCGGGAGCGGCGCCGCCCGCCGTCGCGGCCGCTTCGCCGGTGCAACCGGCCCCGGGTTACGGTCAGCCGGCCTACGATCAGCGGGGAGGCCAGGCGCCCCTCGTGCAGGAACAGGCTGTAACCGTGCCTGCGCAAGGTCATCGCGGCGATGCCTTCGATCCCAGCCAGAATCCCAACGCACCGGGTGCCCCGCGCGCGCTGGGCGGTGGACAGATGCCGGTTCCGACGGAAGCCGCGGGTTCGCCCGGCGGCCGAGAAGCCGGCGCACCGCTCGATCTCGCCAATACCAGTCCACGCCGTCCCGAGGGCTATCCGGTGCCCGACAACGCTCCGCCCAATACCGGCGGCCTGACGACGCTGCCGCCATCGGCGACGCCGCGCGACGAATTCGATCTGGGCATCGGCTACATGGAGCGCAAGGACTATGCGCTTGCCGAGGAAACCATGCGCAATTTTACCCAGAAATACCCGTCCGATGCGCTGACGGGCGATGCGCAGTACTGGCTCGGCGAAAGCCTGTTTCAGCGCCAGAAATATCGCGAGGCGGCTGAAGCTTTCCTCGGCGTCACCACGAAATTCGACACCTCGGCGAAGGCGTCCGATGCCTTGCTGCGGCTTGGACAATCGCTGGCCGCGCTGAAGGAAAAGGAAGCCGCCTGCGCCGCGCTCGGCGAGGTCACGCGCAAATATCCCCGCGCTTCGGCGGGCGTGAAGCAGGCCGTGGACCGCGAGCAGAAGCGGATAAAGTGCTGAGGAATTGACGCCGGAGACGCTTACATCCGCATTCTGCCGGTGTAGGCTTTGCCGATGCGCCTAGAGCCTTTCCGCTTCTGATAGAATTCAGAAGCGGGGCTCTATGGTTTTGATTTGACGCGTTTTTTTTCACGCGAACCGGTATCCACTTCGCTCGAAAACGCTATAGAGCGGGATGAGGAAAAGTGTGCAGCGGTTTCCCGCCCGCATCCGCTCTGAAATATTAGAGTCGGTCACATTCATGATTTTGGATCGATTCGATCCAAAATCATCGTGATCCAGGCATTGCGGCATGATCGAGGACGACGCCTTGCCGATCTCGGCAACGGAAGCAAAGCGGCTGTTTGCGGACTGGAAAGCTGCCCGTGCGCTCGTCCTTGGTGTATCCGGCGGCCCCGATTCCATGGCGCTGATGTGGCTCGCGGCGCGCTGGCGGCGCGCCATGACGCGCGGCCCCGATCTCATCGCCGTCACCGTCGATCATGGCCTGCGGTGCGGCTCCGCGCGCGAGGCGCGGGACGTCAAGCGTCTCGCGACCTCGCTCGGGGTGACGCACCGCATCGTGCGCTGGAGCGGCACGAAACCGAAATCCGGGCTGCCTGCGGCGGCGCGAGACGCCCGCTACCGCCTGCTGGCGAAGACCGCCCGCGCCAATGACGCATTGCATATCCTTACGGCCCACACTCGCGACGATCAGGCCGAAACGGTTCTGATGCGGATATCGCGCGGCAGCGGCATTACCGGTCTTTCCGCGATGGCGCGCGAAACGATGCGCGATGGGTTCATCCTGGCCCGCCCGTTCCTGCATGTTCCGAAATCGCGGCTGATCGCGACGCTCGAAAAGGCCGGTATTGCCTATGCAGAGGATCCGACCAATCGCGACATCAGCTTTACTCGTCCGCGCCTGCGCGCTCTGATGCCGGCACTGGCGGAGGAGGGATGCGATGCCCGCAACCTGGCGCGGCTGGCATCGCGTCTGGCGCGGGCCAATACGGCGCTGGAACTCCTAGCCGATGGCGCCGAGCGTTATCTCGCGCTGCTGGGTCGCGGTGCGCAGCGTCCCGGCTTTCAAGCAAAAGCCTTTGTCGCCTTGTCCGAGGAGATCAAGGTGCGTTTGCTGCTGCGGGCGATCGATCGCGTCGGCTGCGAGGGGCCGGCCGAACTGGGCAAGATCGAGGTCTTGCTAGGGGCGCTCGACCGCGCGTTCGCAGATAACGGCGGTCCCCGCCGCCGTATTCTGCTGAGAAGGACGTTGGCGGGGGCGCTGGTGACGCTCACCTCCGAGTGGATCAGCGTCGAGCCGGCGCCGCTGCGGCGCCGAACCGGCTGATGCGGCCGGGCGTCGCGGTGGCGTTAACCGTTGCGCAGAAAATGCCGGCGCCATGATTGAGCCGGAACGGGTTCCATCATGCGTTATCATGCACCAGACTCTGATCCAACCCTGCCGGCCCCGCTTTCTCGAAAGGTGAGGCGGATCAAAGAGGTGATGGACAGAATAGCCCCGATCCTGACGCGTTGAGAGGCTTTATGTCAACTTGGCCTATCAATTTGGCCTATTAATTTGTCCTGGCTGAACACGATTTTAATAATAGTCTGGCGCGGTTCTCTTGGCAGAGGCAACGGCCGCGCCTAGATTGTATACGTGTCGGCCCGCCCCATCTATGTCAGTCGATGCAGGGATTATCCGGCTGCGATCCGCGCGGCCTCGAAGGAAGATCGATGAACGCCAATATGCGCAACTTCGCCCTCTGGATCATCATTGTCTTGCTCCTGTTGGCATTGTTTACGCTGTTCCAGAATCCTGGTCACCACACGACCGCACAGGATATCTCGTTCTCGCAGTTGCTGACGGACGTCGATCAGAACAATGTTCGCGATGTCGTGATCCAGGGGCAGGACATTCACGGCACCTTCACCAATGGCTCCAACTTCCAGACCTACGCGCCAAACGATCCGGGGCTGGTGAAAAAGCTCTATGACGCCAAGGTGCAGATCACCGCGAAGCCGCCCGGCGACAGCGTGCCGTGGTTCGTTTCGCTGCTGATCTCGTGGCTGCCGTTCATCGCGCTGATCGGCGTGTGGATTTTCCTGTCGCGCCAGATGCAGGGCGGCGCCGGCAAGGCGATGGGTTTCGGCAAGTCGCGCGCCAAGATGCTGACGGAGGCTCACGGCCGCGTCACATTCGAGGACGTCGCGGGCGTCGATGAGGCCAAGCAGGACCTGCAGGAGATCGTCGAGTTCCTGCGCGACCCCAGCAAATTCCAGCGCCTCGGCGGACGGATTCCGCGCGGCGTGCTCTTGGTCGGCCCGCCCGGCACCGGTAAGACGCTGATCGCGCGCGCGGTCGCCGGCGAAGCCAATGTGCCGTTCTTCACCATTTCGGGTTCGGACTTCGTCGAGATGTTCGTCGGCGTCGGCGCGAGCCGTGTCCGCGATATGTTCGAGCAGGCCAAGAAGAACTCGCCCTGCATTATCTTCATCGACGAAATCGACGCGGTCGGCCGTCACCGCGGCGCCGGTCTCGGCGGCGGCAATGACGAGCGCGAGCAGACGCTGAACCAGTTGCTGGTCGAGATGGACGGCTTCGAGGCCAATGAGGGCGTCATCCTCATTGCCGCGACCAACCGCCCCGACGTGCTCGATCCCGCGCTGCTGCGTCCCGGTCGCTTCGATCGTCAGGTCGTGGTGCCGAATCCCGACGTCGTCGGCCGCGAGCAGATTTTGAAGGTGCATGTCCGCAAGGTGCCGCTGGCGCCCGATGTCAATCTCAAGACCGTTGCCCGAGGCACGCCCGGTTTCTCCGGCGCCGACCTGATGAATCTCGTCAACGAGGCAGCGCTGACGGCCGCCCGCCGCAACAAGCGCATGGTGACGCAGGCCGAGTTCGAGGAAGCCAAGGACAAGGTGATGATGGGCGCCGAGCGCAAGTCGCTCGTCATGACCGAGGAAGAAAAGATGCTGACGGCCTATCACGAGGGTGGTCACGCCATCGTCGGCCTCAACGTCGTCGCCACCGATCCGATCCACAAGGCGACCATCATTCCGCGCGGTCGGGCGCTGGGCATGGTGATGCAGCTCCCCGAGCGCGACAAGCTGTCGATGTCGCGTGAGCAAATGACCTCGCGGCTTGCCATCATGATGGGTGGGCGCGTGGCGGAGGAAATGATTTTCGGTCGCGAGAAGGTGACGTCCGGTGCTGCGTCCGACATCGATCAGGCGACGCGTCTTGCGCGCATGATGGTGACGCGCTGGGGTCTGTCGGAAGAACTCGGCACCGTGTCCTACGGCGAAAACAATGACGAGGTGTTTCTCGGCATGCAGGTCAACCGGCAGCAGAGCGTGTCGGAGGCGACCGCGCAGAAGATCGACTCCGAGGTCAGGCGTCTGGTCGAGACCGGTTACACCGACGCGACCCGCATTCTCACCGAGAAGCGGGCCGATCTGGAGGCGCTTGCCAAGGGCCTGCTTGAGTTCGAGACGCTGAGCGGCGACGAGATCACCGGGTTGCTCAACGGTAAGAAGCCGAACCGGGAATCGGTGCTGGAGCCGTCGACCCCGCGCACCTCGGCGGTGCCGCCGGCCGGAAAGCCGCACCCGCGGCCGGATCCCGATTCGGGCCTCGAACCACAGCCGCAGGCTTGATTACCGTCCCTTCGGCGGGTCATCTGACGAACTGCAAACGAAACAGCCTGGCGTAAGCCGGGCTGTTTTCGCGACTCGCACCGTGGTTAGAGCCTTTCCCGGTGAAGTGGAACCCGGTTCACGTGAAGAAAATGCTCTCAACGAATACCTTGCGCGTATTCTGATCGCAAAACCGATCCACTTTTACGGAATACGCGCTAGATCACGATGATTTTGGATCGAATCGATCCGAAATCATGAACGTGATCGATTCTAATATTTTGAGAAGCGGGATGCGGGCGGAAAACCGCTGCACACTTTTCCTCATCCCGCTCTAAAGGCTCGAATCGGATGTGAGCGGAGTCGTGCGGAGATCTCCGGCAGCGGAAAGGAAACGGCGCTAGCTTGCGCGGAGTCGTCAAAACGTGGTGTAAGGCGCGCACGCTTTCCTTCATGTGGAATGGTTTCATCGCATGGCCAAAACCGCCTCGAAGTCCAAGAAGCCTGCAACGAAATCAAAACCATCTGCAACACCTCGGGCGAAGGCCGCAGGTTCCGGTGGCGCGCCCAAGGCCACGAATAAGGCAGCGACGAACAAGGCGACAAAAGCGGCGGCGCCGGTGAGTGACAAGTGGGTCTATACGTTCGGGGATGGCCGGGCGGACGGTAAAGCTGCGCTGAAGGAACTGCTCGGCGGCAAGGGCGCCAATCTCGCCGAGATGGCCAATCTCGGTCTGCCGGTGCCTCCCGGCTTCACGATTCCGACCTCGGTATGCGCGTTTTTCTATGCGCATGACAAATCCTATCCGAAGGAACTGAAGCCGCAGGTCGGAAAGGCGCTGGACCACGTCGCAAAGATTGCCGGAAAGGTATTCGGCGACGCGAAGAATCCGCTGCTCGTCTCGGTACGATCGGGCGCACGCGCGTCGATGCCCGGCATGATGGACACGGTGCTCAATCTCGGCCTCAACGACAAGACCGTCGAGGCGCTGGCCGCGATGTCCGGCGACCGGCGATTTGCCTATGACAGCTATCGCCGCTTCATCACCATGTACTCGGATGTCGTGCTCGGCTTCGCGCATCATCATTTCGAAGACATTCTGGATACATTCAAGGACACCAAGGGCTATTCGCTCGATACCGACCTGACCGGCGACGACTGGATCGAGTTGGTGGGTAAGTACAAGACGGCCGTTGCACGCGAGACCGGCAAGGATTTTCCGCAGGATCCCCATGAGCAGTTGTGGGGCGCGATCGGCGCGGTGTTTTCGTCGTGGATGAATGCGCGGGCGGTCACCTATCGCCGCCTGCACAACATTCCGGAATCATGGGGCACCGCCGTCACCGTGCAGGCCATGGTGTTCGGCAACCTGGGCGAGACATCGGCGACCGGCGTGGCGTTCACGCGCAATCCGTCGACCGGCGAGGGCCGGCTCTACGGTGAGTTTCTCATCAACGCCCAGGGCGAGGACGTGGTGGCGGGCATCCGCACGCCGCAGGACATCACCGAGGCGGCGCGCCAGGAGTCCGGCTCCGACAAACCGTCGATGGAAATGGCGATGCCCGAAGCCTTCAAGGAACTGACGCGCATCTACACCCTGCTCGAAAGGCACTATCGCGACATGCAGGACATGGAGTTCACCGTCGAGGACGGCAAGCTCTGGATGCTGCAGACCCGCAGCGGCAAACGCACCGCGCGCGCCGCGCTGCGCATCGCGGTCGAACTCGCCAATGAGGGCCTGATCTCGAAGAAGGATGCGGTGGCCCGTATCGATCCGGCCTCACTCGACCAGTTGCTGCATCCGACCATCGACCCCAACGCGGCGCGCGACGTGGTTGCGACCGGCCTGCCGGCCTCGCCCGGCGCCGCGGCCGGCGAGATCGTGTTTTCCCCGGATGAGGCGACCAAGCTGCAGGCCGACGGACGCAAGGTCATCCTGGTGCGGATAGAAACCAGCCCGGAAGACATCCACGGCATGCACGCCGCCGAGGGCATCCTGACCACACGCGGCGGCATGACCTCGCACGCGGCGGTGGTCGCGCGCGGCATGGGCAAGCCCTGCGTCTCCGGCTGCGGCAGCATCCGCGTCGACTATGGCCGCGGCACCATGACCGTCGGCGACCGCACCTTCAAGGTCGGCGACGTCATCACTATCGACGGCTCGCTTGGCGAGGTGCTGGCGGGGCAGATGCCGATGATCGAGCCGGAAATGTCGGGGGAATTCGGCACGCTGATGGGTTGGGCCGATCAGGTGCGCAAGCTCGGTATCCGCGTCAACGGCGATACCCCCGCCGACGCACGCACCGCGATCAAATTCGGCGCCGAAGGCATCGGCCTTTGCCGCACCGAGCACATGTTCTTCGAGGAAACCCGCATTCGCACCGTGCGTGAGATGATCCTGGCCGAAGACGAGCAGGCGCGCCGCGCCGCGCTGTCGAAGCTGCTGCCGATGCAGCGCGCCGATTTCGTCGAGCTGTTCGAGATCATGAAGGGCCTGCCGGTCACAATCCGGTTGCTCGATCCGCCGCTGCACGAGTTCCTGCCGCATACGCAAGCCGAGATCGAGGAAGTCGCGCGCGCGATGAACACCGACCCGCGCAGGCTGGCCGACCGCGCCCGCAGTCTGGCCGAATTCAATCCGATGCTCGGGTTTCGCGGTTGCCGCCTCGCGGTCGTCTATCCCGAGATCGCTGAAATGCAGGCGCGGGCGATCTTCGAGGCCGCGGTCGAGGCCGGCAAACGCACCGGAAAGGCCGTCGCCGTCGAAGTCATGGTGCCGCTGATCGCGACCAAAGCGGAATTCGATCTGATCAAGGCGCGGATCGATGCGACCGCGCAGTCGGTGATGCGCGAGACCGGCACCAAGCTGAGCTATCAGGTCGGCACCATGATCGAGTTGCCGCGCGCCTGCCTTGTGGCGGGAGAGATCGCCGAGACCGCGGAGTTCTTCTCGTTCGGCACCAACGATTTGACGCAGACCACCTTTGGCATCAGCCGCGACGACGCGTCGAGCTTCCTCGGCGCCTATATCGCCAAGGGGATTATGGAGATCGATCCGTTCATCTCGGTGGACCGCAGCGGTGTCGGCGAACTGGTAAAGATCGGCGTCGCGCGCGGCCGCAAGACCCGTCCGGACCTCAAGGTCGGCATCTGCGGCGAACACGGCGGCGATCCGGTTTCGGTGGCATTCTGTCACGAGATCGGATTGAACTACGTGTCGTGCTCGCCGTACCGCGTGCCGATCGCGCGTCTTGCCGCCGCGCAGGCCGCGCTCCGAAAGACCGCCGCAAACCGGGCGTGATCGCCTGTCTCGATTCGGGAATTTTCCGGCCGTATCGTGGATAATAACCGCGGCTTTTGTCTTCGCGCGCATGTCCGCACGCGCCGTTCACCGTCGCCGGCGTTGACCTGATCTTTACCATTCGGCCGAAGTCGTTGTTTACCAACGTTTGCGGTATCTGCGCGTGTTTCGCGATGCGCTCTTGCCTGTGGTGCGCGCGCATCGCCGGTTAACGCCCTCGCAACTTTAATTGGATATTACCGAAATCGATCGAAATGCACCAAACGTGCGGATCGATCGCGTGTGTGGCGTTGCGTGAGCGTATCGATGTTTGTGTTGCGTAACGAGCAGAAGAGACGTCTTGCGCTCTTCGGTTTCGGTCTCTGCTTCTTCGCATTGATCCCGAACGAAACCGGCTATCAGGATATCGCCTCGCTGCTTGCGCGACAGCCCGGCGTTGCCGAACGCTGGCAGAAACGTGTTTTCGCCTCCGCCGTCAGCTCCATACAGGTCGCAACCTTCAGCTTCGTACGTCCCGTAGGCACCTCGGTGCCGCGCGCGGCCGCGCTCTTGCTTGCGAGTATCGACGGTCAGGACGCCGGCGCGGTCATCCGCAACCGGCTGACGCGACCGCCGCCGCGCTATCGCGCTTCGGATTTCCCCAAGGTCGATCGGACGTTGAAAGGCGACCGTCTGGCCATTGCGGCGCCGCAGGCGCCACCCGCTGCGCCGGGGGGCTCGCCGCAGCTGGATCCCGCGACATCCAATGCGTCGGTAGCCGGTGCGAAGACGGCGACAGCCGCGGAGGCGGCGACCCTCGATCCCGAGCTGGCGGAAGCCCTGAAGGCACCGCCGCTGCCGCAGTACGATATTTCGCTGTCGCTTGAGGCGCGGCCACTCGACGATCTCAAGCGGCATAGCGAAGCCGCCGATGCGGCCATCGACCCGCAACCTTCCACCGACGGGTTCTCCGTCAAGACGGCAAGCCTGTATTTCGGCGGTTCGTCGCTGGGTGTCGCGAGCGGCGGTCTGGAACGCTGGCAGCCCGGCGAGGAACCGACGATCGTGGCGCCGGGCCCGGCGGCAGATCCCGACATGAAGGCATCGGTGCCGCAGCAGCAGGATTCGGCGAAGGCCGGTGAAACCGTGGTCGGCAAGGGCGAGGTCAAAACGCCGGCCGAGCGGCTCGGCCTGC from Nitrobacter sp. NHB1 carries:
- the ybgF gene encoding tol-pal system protein YbgF, with product MSSTAPMLARAAAVAATLVLSSHAFAQSDFGTDPEIRVQQLEEQLRTLTGQNEELQHRNRMLEQQLQQLQPGAAPPAVAAASPVQPAPGYGQPAYDQRGGQAPLVQEQAVTVPAQGHRGDAFDPSQNPNAPGAPRALGGGQMPVPTEAAGSPGGREAGAPLDLANTSPRRPEGYPVPDNAPPNTGGLTTLPPSATPRDEFDLGIGYMERKDYALAEETMRNFTQKYPSDALTGDAQYWLGESLFQRQKYREAAEAFLGVTTKFDTSAKASDALLRLGQSLAALKEKEAACAALGEVTRKYPRASAGVKQAVDREQKRIKC
- the tilS gene encoding tRNA lysidine(34) synthetase TilS, which translates into the protein MIEDDALPISATEAKRLFADWKAARALVLGVSGGPDSMALMWLAARWRRAMTRGPDLIAVTVDHGLRCGSAREARDVKRLATSLGVTHRIVRWSGTKPKSGLPAAARDARYRLLAKTARANDALHILTAHTRDDQAETVLMRISRGSGITGLSAMARETMRDGFILARPFLHVPKSRLIATLEKAGIAYAEDPTNRDISFTRPRLRALMPALAEEGCDARNLARLASRLARANTALELLADGAERYLALLGRGAQRPGFQAKAFVALSEEIKVRLLLRAIDRVGCEGPAELGKIEVLLGALDRAFADNGGPRRRILLRRTLAGALVTLTSEWISVEPAPLRRRTG
- the ftsH gene encoding ATP-dependent zinc metalloprotease FtsH, whose product is MNANMRNFALWIIIVLLLLALFTLFQNPGHHTTAQDISFSQLLTDVDQNNVRDVVIQGQDIHGTFTNGSNFQTYAPNDPGLVKKLYDAKVQITAKPPGDSVPWFVSLLISWLPFIALIGVWIFLSRQMQGGAGKAMGFGKSRAKMLTEAHGRVTFEDVAGVDEAKQDLQEIVEFLRDPSKFQRLGGRIPRGVLLVGPPGTGKTLIARAVAGEANVPFFTISGSDFVEMFVGVGASRVRDMFEQAKKNSPCIIFIDEIDAVGRHRGAGLGGGNDEREQTLNQLLVEMDGFEANEGVILIAATNRPDVLDPALLRPGRFDRQVVVPNPDVVGREQILKVHVRKVPLAPDVNLKTVARGTPGFSGADLMNLVNEAALTAARRNKRMVTQAEFEEAKDKVMMGAERKSLVMTEEEKMLTAYHEGGHAIVGLNVVATDPIHKATIIPRGRALGMVMQLPERDKLSMSREQMTSRLAIMMGGRVAEEMIFGREKVTSGAASDIDQATRLARMMVTRWGLSEELGTVSYGENNDEVFLGMQVNRQQSVSEATAQKIDSEVRRLVETGYTDATRILTEKRADLEALAKGLLEFETLSGDEITGLLNGKKPNRESVLEPSTPRTSAVPPAGKPHPRPDPDSGLEPQPQA
- the ppdK gene encoding pyruvate, phosphate dikinase, yielding MAKTASKSKKPATKSKPSATPRAKAAGSGGAPKATNKAATNKATKAAAPVSDKWVYTFGDGRADGKAALKELLGGKGANLAEMANLGLPVPPGFTIPTSVCAFFYAHDKSYPKELKPQVGKALDHVAKIAGKVFGDAKNPLLVSVRSGARASMPGMMDTVLNLGLNDKTVEALAAMSGDRRFAYDSYRRFITMYSDVVLGFAHHHFEDILDTFKDTKGYSLDTDLTGDDWIELVGKYKTAVARETGKDFPQDPHEQLWGAIGAVFSSWMNARAVTYRRLHNIPESWGTAVTVQAMVFGNLGETSATGVAFTRNPSTGEGRLYGEFLINAQGEDVVAGIRTPQDITEAARQESGSDKPSMEMAMPEAFKELTRIYTLLERHYRDMQDMEFTVEDGKLWMLQTRSGKRTARAALRIAVELANEGLISKKDAVARIDPASLDQLLHPTIDPNAARDVVATGLPASPGAAAGEIVFSPDEATKLQADGRKVILVRIETSPEDIHGMHAAEGILTTRGGMTSHAAVVARGMGKPCVSGCGSIRVDYGRGTMTVGDRTFKVGDVITIDGSLGEVLAGQMPMIEPEMSGEFGTLMGWADQVRKLGIRVNGDTPADARTAIKFGAEGIGLCRTEHMFFEETRIRTVREMILAEDEQARRAALSKLLPMQRADFVELFEIMKGLPVTIRLLDPPLHEFLPHTQAEIEEVARAMNTDPRRLADRARSLAEFNPMLGFRGCRLAVVYPEIAEMQARAIFEAAVEAGKRTGKAVAVEVMVPLIATKAEFDLIKARIDATAQSVMRETGTKLSYQVGTMIELPRACLVAGEIAETAEFFSFGTNDLTQTTFGISRDDASSFLGAYIAKGIMEIDPFISVDRSGVGELVKIGVARGRKTRPDLKVGICGEHGGDPVSVAFCHEIGLNYVSCSPYRVPIARLAAAQAALRKTAANRA
- a CDS encoding cell wall hydrolase, whose protein sequence is MFVLRNEQKRRLALFGFGLCFFALIPNETGYQDIASLLARQPGVAERWQKRVFASAVSSIQVATFSFVRPVGTSVPRAAALLLASIDGQDAGAVIRNRLTRPPPRYRASDFPKVDRTLKGDRLAIAAPQAPPAAPGGSPQLDPATSNASVAGAKTATAAEAATLDPELAEALKAPPLPQYDISLSLEARPLDDLKRHSEAADAAIDPQPSTDGFSVKTASLYFGGSSLGVASGGLERWQPGEEPTIVAPGPAADPDMKASVPQQQDSAKAGETVVGKGEVKTPAERLGLRDGKKRAKQEKCLAEAVYFEARGEAVRGQIAVAQVVMNRVFSGYYPTTVCGVVYQNANRHLACQFTFACDGIRDVVTEPDMWDRARRIAKATLDGRLWLPEVGKSTHYHAYWVHPSWVHEMKKMYRTGVHTFYRPRAWGDGSDAPSWGSTAQTVAISARLAEAAHSSAELRARR